The following coding sequences lie in one Rutidosis leptorrhynchoides isolate AG116_Rl617_1_P2 chromosome 6, CSIRO_AGI_Rlap_v1, whole genome shotgun sequence genomic window:
- the LOC139854412 gene encoding uncharacterized protein — protein sequence MYQNWHFAPISFPKMQSDDFSEMPIVVSCKIAETGITIMKVHVDNGSSVDIVYEQCFAQLPESIRANLQPTAASLTGFARESSLPMGVLPLDVELFDEKDDSLVRRARLDFYVVRTSSRYNMLLGRVALGKFGIVPSTINGMIKFATCKGVATISSASVMPICAALNVKSAVQETVDAADNMVIVNPAYPDQKIKVGCNVCADTKKQIVQLLVQYMDVVAWCENDMNGDLHHIAEHRLNVNIALKPVVQKHRGMAPNRAKWLCEEVTKLVRPRILCEVQYQSWIANSVLVKKPDGSWRMCIDFKDLNKACLKDNYPLPEIDLKVESLHAFPYKCFLDAARGYHQIPMAKEDADKTAFHTSKGIQANPKKIAAIENMTALKTVKEVQSLTGKLAALTRFLSKAVERQLPFFKSLKG from the exons ATGTATCAAAACTGGCATTTTGCGCCAATTAGTTTTCCAAAAATGCAAAGCGATGATTTCTCCGAAATGCCGATAGTAGTATCGTGCAAAATCGCGGAAACTGGAATCACAatcatgaaagttcatgttgataatggcaGCAGTGTTGACATTGTTTATGAACAATGTTTTGCTCAATTGCCGGAGAGTATTAGAGCAAATTTACAACCAACCGCAGCCTCGCTAACTGGTTTTGCGAGAGAATCCTCATTGCCTATGGGCGTATTGCCTTTAGATGTTGAGCTTTTTGATGAAAAAGATGATAGTTTAGTGCGGCGAGCGCGGCTAGATTTCTATGTTGTGCGGACTTCATCTCGCTATAACATGTTGTTAGGCAGAGTTGCCTTGGGTAAATTCGGAATTGTTCCATCTACCATTAATGGTATGATTAAATTCGCGACGTGTAAAGGTGTTGCTACAATAAGTTCAGCAAGCGTCATGCCCATTTGTGCGGCTCTTAATGTAAAAAGTGCAGTTCAAGAAACCGTTGATGCTGCGGATAACATGGTAATAGTTAATCCCGCGTATCCTGATCAAAAAATTAAAGTGGGATGCAATGTTTGTGCAGATACCAAGAAACAAATTGTGCAGTTACTTGTGCAGTACATGGATGTTGTTGCTTGGTGTGAAAATGATATGAATGGTGATTTGCACCATATTGCGGAACACAGACTTAATGTAAATATAGCTTTAAAACCTGTAGTACAGAAGCATAGGGGCATGGCCCCAAACCGCGCTAAGTGGCTGTGCGAGGAAGTAACGAAATTGGTGAGACCAAGAATTTTGTGTGAAGttcaataccaatcatggattgcgaaTTCAGTTTTGGTGAAAAAGCCGGATGGTTCGTGGAGAATGTGTATTGACTTCAAAGATTTAAATAAAGCGTGCCTTAAAGATAATTATCCACTTCCGGAAATTGATTTAAAAGTGGAATCTTtgcatgcttttccatataaatgttttttggatgcgGCAAGGGGATATCATCAGATCCCTATGGCTAAAGAAGATGCAGATAAAACCGCTTTTCATACGAGCAAAG gtattcaagctaatccaaagaaAATTGCGGCTATTGAAAATATGACAGCACTAAAAACGGTCaaggaagtgcaaagtttgacgggaaaaTTAGCCGCATTAACACGTTTCTTGTCTAAAGCTGTTGAAAGACAATTACCGTTTTTTAAATCTTTAAAAGGCTGA